A genome region from Mesorhizobium sp. B2-1-8 includes the following:
- a CDS encoding MIP family channel protein yields MKTYLAEVLGTFLLVFIGTASVVTGGFGGALPLGQEGIGLAFGIGLIAAAYAIGPISGAHLNPAVTLGVFLAGRLPAKDVIPYWIAQIIGAIIASLALWIIVSGQTGGHTGGFGANGWDETKWGMSSAFLWELIGTFTFVTVILGVTAEKHSTAFAGLVIGLTLAGIHFAMIPVTGTSVNPARSIGPALFTGGAALSQLWLFIVAPLIGGAIAGVVAKARVFEKD; encoded by the coding sequence ATGAAGACTTATCTGGCGGAAGTTCTAGGCACATTTCTGTTGGTGTTCATCGGCACGGCGTCCGTGGTGACGGGCGGCTTCGGCGGCGCGCTGCCGCTTGGCCAGGAGGGCATCGGCCTGGCATTCGGCATCGGCCTCATCGCGGCGGCCTATGCGATCGGCCCGATTTCGGGCGCGCATCTCAACCCGGCGGTGACGCTCGGCGTGTTCCTTGCCGGCCGGCTGCCGGCCAAGGACGTCATCCCTTACTGGATCGCGCAGATCATCGGCGCCATCATCGCCTCGCTGGCGCTGTGGATCATCGTTTCCGGCCAGACGGGCGGCCACACCGGCGGCTTCGGCGCCAATGGCTGGGACGAGACGAAGTGGGGCATGAGCTCGGCGTTCCTGTGGGAGCTGATCGGCACGTTCACCTTCGTCACGGTGATCCTTGGCGTTACCGCTGAAAAGCACTCGACGGCTTTTGCCGGTCTGGTCATCGGCCTGACACTGGCGGGCATTCACTTTGCCATGATCCCGGTCACCGGCACCTCGGTCAATCCGGCGCGTTCGATCGGCCCGGCGCTGTTTACCGGCGGTGCCGCACTCAGCCAGCTGTGGCTGTTCATCGTCGCGCCGCTAATCGGTGGCGCCATTGCCGGCGTCGTCGCCAAGGCGCGCGTCTTCGAGAAGGATTGA
- the katG gene encoding catalase/peroxidase HPI has protein sequence MDAKTDDNSAGKCPVAHGSTGRTNRDWWPNQLDLGVLHQQSNLSDPMGEDFDYAKEFASLDLDAVIKDLHHVMTDSQDWWPADFGHYGPLFIRMAWHSAGTYRIGDGRGGAGAGQQRFAPLNSWPDNANLDKARRLLWPVKQKYGRKISWADLLILTGNVALESMGFKTFGFAGGRADVWEPEQDVDWGSETKWLGDERYSGDRELRGHLGAVQMGLIYVNPEGPNGKPDPLASARDIRETFARMAMNDEETVALIAGGHTFGKTHGAGDASLVGAEPEGAGIEAQGLGWSSKYASGIAGDAITSGLEVTWTTTPTKWSNNFFDNLFNYEWELTKSPAGAHQWTPKGGAGAGTVPDAHNPSKHRAPAMLTTDLALRADPAYEKISRRFHQHPDHFADAFARAWFKLTHRDMGPVVRYLGPLVPKEELIWQDPIPAIDHELVSDQDIASLKAKILGSGLSVSELVSTAWASASTFRNSDKRGGANGARIRLAPQKDWDVNQPAELAKVLAKLEGIQKEFNAGGKKVSLADLIVLGGVAAVEKAAKDGGNDLKVPFTPGRMDASQEQTDVASFAALEPKVDGFRNYVRGKQPMSVEAMLVDRAQLLGLTAPELTVLVGGLRVLGANTGKSRHGVLTDRPGTLTNDFFVNLLSMSTVWDPAAGSEPGSEEVYEARDRKTKAVRWTGTRADLIFGSHAQLRALAEVYGSADAGQKFARDFVAAWTKVMNADRFDIAA, from the coding sequence ATGGACGCGAAAACCGACGACAACAGCGCGGGCAAATGCCCTGTGGCGCACGGATCCACCGGCCGGACCAACCGTGACTGGTGGCCGAACCAGCTTGACCTCGGCGTTCTCCACCAGCAGTCGAACCTGTCGGACCCGATGGGCGAGGACTTCGACTATGCCAAGGAATTCGCAAGCCTCGATCTCGATGCGGTCATCAAGGACCTGCACCATGTGATGACGGACTCCCAGGACTGGTGGCCGGCTGACTTCGGCCATTACGGGCCGCTGTTCATCCGCATGGCCTGGCACAGCGCCGGCACCTATCGCATCGGCGACGGCCGTGGCGGCGCCGGAGCGGGCCAGCAGCGTTTCGCGCCGCTCAACAGCTGGCCTGACAACGCCAATCTCGACAAGGCGCGCCGCCTGCTTTGGCCGGTCAAGCAGAAATATGGCCGAAAGATTTCCTGGGCCGACCTGTTGATCCTCACCGGCAACGTCGCGCTGGAATCGATGGGCTTCAAGACCTTCGGCTTCGCCGGCGGCCGCGCCGACGTCTGGGAGCCCGAGCAGGACGTGGACTGGGGTTCGGAGACCAAGTGGCTCGGCGACGAGCGCTATTCGGGCGACCGCGAGCTTCGCGGCCATCTCGGCGCCGTGCAGATGGGTCTGATCTACGTCAATCCGGAAGGGCCGAACGGCAAGCCCGATCCGCTGGCCTCGGCCCGCGATATCCGTGAAACCTTCGCTCGCATGGCGATGAACGACGAGGAAACCGTGGCGCTGATCGCCGGCGGTCACACTTTCGGCAAGACCCATGGCGCCGGCGATGCCTCGCTGGTCGGCGCCGAGCCGGAAGGCGCCGGCATCGAGGCGCAGGGCCTCGGCTGGTCGAGCAAGTATGCGTCGGGCATTGCCGGCGATGCCATCACTTCGGGCCTGGAAGTCACCTGGACCACGACGCCGACCAAGTGGAGCAACAACTTCTTCGACAACTTGTTCAACTATGAATGGGAATTGACGAAGAGTCCCGCAGGCGCCCATCAGTGGACGCCGAAGGGTGGCGCCGGCGCCGGCACGGTGCCGGATGCGCACAACCCCTCGAAGCATCGCGCGCCGGCCATGCTGACCACCGACCTCGCGCTGCGGGCCGACCCGGCCTATGAGAAGATCTCGCGGCGTTTCCACCAGCATCCGGACCACTTCGCCGATGCCTTCGCCCGCGCCTGGTTCAAGCTGACCCACCGCGACATGGGTCCGGTCGTGCGTTATCTCGGCCCGTTGGTGCCGAAGGAAGAGCTGATCTGGCAGGACCCCATCCCTGCGATCGACCATGAACTGGTCAGCGACCAGGACATCGCATCGCTGAAGGCCAAGATCCTGGGCTCCGGCCTGTCGGTTTCCGAACTGGTCTCGACCGCCTGGGCCTCGGCTTCGACCTTCCGCAATTCCGACAAGCGCGGCGGCGCCAACGGCGCCCGCATCCGGCTGGCACCGCAGAAGGACTGGGACGTCAATCAGCCGGCCGAACTGGCGAAGGTGCTTGCCAAGCTCGAAGGCATTCAGAAGGAGTTCAACGCTGGCGGCAAGAAGGTCTCGCTCGCCGACCTGATCGTGCTCGGTGGTGTCGCCGCTGTCGAGAAGGCAGCGAAGGATGGCGGCAACGACCTGAAGGTGCCATTCACACCGGGTCGCATGGACGCCTCGCAGGAACAGACAGATGTTGCTTCCTTTGCCGCGCTCGAACCGAAAGTCGACGGCTTCCGCAACTACGTCAGGGGCAAGCAGCCCATGTCGGTCGAAGCCATGCTGGTCGACCGGGCGCAATTGTTGGGCCTGACGGCTCCGGAACTGACCGTGCTTGTCGGCGGTCTGCGGGTGCTCGGCGCCAACACCGGCAAGTCCAGGCACGGCGTGCTTACCGACAGGCCCGGCACGCTGACCAACGACTTCTTCGTCAACCTGCTCAGCATGAGCACGGTCTGGGATCCGGCGGCCGGCTCCGAGCCGGGTTCGGAAGAGGTCTACGAGGCGCGCGACCGCAAGACCAAGGCAGTCAGGTGGACCGGCACCCGCGCAGACCTGATCTTCGGCTCGCATGCGCAGTTGCGGGCGCTGGCCGAGGTCTACGGGTCGGCGGACGCCGGGCAGAAATTCGCCCGGGATTTCGTTGCGGCATGGACCAAGGTGATGAACGCCGACCGCTTTGATATCGCCGCCTGA